A genomic region of Kluyveromyces marxianus DMKU3-1042 DNA, complete genome, chromosome 5 contains the following coding sequences:
- the GAS5 gene encoding 1,3-beta-glucanosyltransferase, producing MKFSKVCAVLASALCVSAQDSTGASAGTGTSTASGASSTGSSSGNGTLPAIEIKGNAFFDSSSGERFYIRGVDYQPGGSSNLTDPLGDETVCSRDIPYFKELGLNTIRVYTIDNSLDHTACMKLLDEAGIYLILDLNTPGASISRYRPECSYNADYLQSVFATVDEFAKFDNTLGFFAGNEVINSENTTNTAVYVKATVRDIKKYLKARNYRKVPVGYSAADVSSNRLLAAEYFNCGDDADARIDMFGVNDYSWCGSSSFQVSGYAQKMQLYKNYSIPIFLSEYGCNKVPGSRPFTEVTAIYSDLMSSVFSGGLVYEYSQEDNKYGLVQIDGDSVTELQDYKNLKAEFQKVQNPQGDGGYSENNKYSDCPAYEKGIWESNSTLPSMPDAASAYFKSGAGSPLGTGVITQEMCDKEDDDDSSSSSVTATATSTSKSASASSHSSSASGSASHSGSASSTSSTSKSKGIAGSVEAPLAYGIMAFFSFLI from the coding sequence ATGAAGTTTAGCAAGGTTTGCGCTGTTTTGGCAAGTGCATTGTGCGTTTCAGCACAGGATAGCACAGGTGCTAGTGCTGGTACTGGTACCAGTACAGCCAGTGGAGCAAGCTCCACTGGTTCTAGCAGTGGTAATGGGACTCTACCAGCCATTGAAATCAAAGGTAATGCGTTCTTTGACTCGAGTTCTGGTGAACGTTTCTACATCCGTGGTGTCGACTACCAGCCAGGTGGATCCTCGAACCTTACAGATCCGCTAGGTGATGAGACTGTGTGCTCAAGAGATATTCCATACTTCAAGGAACTTGGTTTGAACACAATCAGAGTGTACACGATCGACAACTCGCTCGACCATACTGCATGCATGAAGCTTTTGGACGAAGCGGGCATATACTTGATCTTGGACTTGAACACTCCTGGTGCCTCCATTTCCAGGTACAGACCAGAGTGTTCGTACAATGCTGATTACTTGCAAAGTGTGTTTGCTACAGTGGATGAATTTGCGAAATTTGACAACACGTTGGGTTTCTTTGCCGGTAATGAAGTGATCAACAGCGaaaacacaacaaacaCCGCAGTGTACGTCAAAGCCACCGTGAGAGACATCAAGAAGTACTTGAAGGCCAGAAACTACAGAAAGGTTCCTGTCGGGTACTCTGCTGCCGATGTGTCCTCGAACCGTCTCCTTGCTGCTGAGTATTTCAACTGTGGTGATGATGCAGATGCTCGTATTGATATGTTCGGTGTCAACGATTACTCGTGGTgtggttcttcttctttccaagtGTCTGGTTATGCTCAAAAAATGCAACTGTACAAGAACTACTCCATTCCTATTTTCTTGAGTGAGTACGGTTGTAACAAGGTCCCAGGTTCTAGACCTTTCACCGAAGTTACTGCCATTTACTCGGACTTGATGTCGTCTGTGTTCTCTGGTGGGCTTGTGTACGAATACTCTCAAGAGGATAACAAGTACGGTCTAGTTCAGATCGACGGCGACAGTGTCACCGAGTTGCAAGActacaagaacttgaaggCCGAGTTccaaaaagttcaaaatcCTCAGGGTGACGGTGGTTACTCTGAAAACAACAAGTACTCTGATTGTCCAGCATACGAGAAGGGTATTTGGGAATCCAACAGCACCTTGCCAAGCATGCCTGATGCTGCTTCCGCTTACTTCAAGTCTGGTGCAGGGTCTCCGTTGGGTACTGGTGTCATCACTCAAGAAATGTGTGACAAggaagacgatgatgacagttcctcttcttcagtaACTGCCACAGCTACATCCACCTCTAAgtctgcttctgcttcttctcaCTCTTCCTCAGCGTCAGGTTCAGCTTCTCACTCTGGCTCCGCTTCATCCACTAGTTCCACTTCCAAGTCTAAGGGTATTGCTGGGTCCGTCGAAGCTCCATTAGCATACGGAATCAtggctttcttttccttcttgatTTAG
- the ADI1 gene encoding acireductone dioxygenase (Ni2+-requiring): protein MSKHLFKPVSVLLFVFKALSENDIYIINPCASLDKVFLTKKLAISKPLAPLGPLIPLQKPPMLSYIHDNNDTVDFREAHDTGKPVSLERLASLGLIYKHFDDQEDVDSFAKERNYKNRDIVNISKDSFPNQQAMLDKLAVFYAEHLHEDEEIRYCLDGEGYFDVRDPFTEEWIRCKLNKGDLLVLPAGIYHRFTLTSSNYIKALRLFKEEPKWQAYNRPEADSNPYRKEYLSQVQAGTV, encoded by the coding sequence ATGTCCAAACATCTGTTCAAGCCAGTCTCTGTGTTGCTCTTTGTCTTCAAGGCCTTATCGGAAAAtgacatatatataataaacCCATGTGCATCTCTAGACAAAGTATTCCTAACCAAAAAACTAGCTATATCAAAGCCACTAGCACCCCTGGGACCACTGATACCACTACAAAAACCACCAATGCTCAGCTACATCCACGATAACAACGACACAGTCGACTTTAGAGAGGCCCACGACACAGGAAAGCCTGTGTCGCTCGAACGTTTAGCCTCTCTCGGACTCATATACAAGCACTTCGATGACCAAGAAGACGTCGATTCCTTCGCCAAGGAACGTAACTACAAGAACAGAGACATCGTGAATATTTCCAAAGACTCTTTCCCAAACCAACAGGCCATGCTCGACAAGCTAGCCGTGTTTTACGCTGAACACTTGCACGAAGACGAAGAAATCAGATACTGTCTCGATGGAGAAGGATATTTCGACGTCAGAGACCCATTCACAGAAGAATGGATCCGTTGTAAACTCAACAAAGGCGATTTGCTGGTGCTCCCAGCAGGAATCTACCACAGATTCACGCTCACTTCGTCCAACTACATAAAGGCCTTGCGTCTCTTCaaggaagaaccaaaaTGGCAGGCCTACAACAGACCAGAGGCGGACTCAAACCCATACCGCAAGGAATATTTATCCCAGGTCCAAGCAGGGACTGTATAA
- the ANY1 gene encoding Any1p: MGFVDVIRRATEALEKDISGSSGDAVAAVAEAAEAASGSGSEGYFSKIDQFYIPEWLTMQFIANNLISFTPLFSYGTTVLAIQKSQTALGFSLDICATMLIASILRVSYYLITPYELALLRQSIVMILIQLLLLKTALRYRPDDYKYDNLEPVETLYELIQDVWVQYFPSNPFDDVYNEDWRPLLRSLSWKNLLGFTYKIFLVFLYKFLKFFDPSFKRFKGFWQWNDDKQYWKFLAVFGCCQFFITLLISKVFNWEAFSQWVGSLIGSLGLFIESLLPLPQISIFYKLKSVQGFKLIILVSWLCGDILKISYLVFGANNISIIFLCFGLFQMSLDIYIACQYIYYKYYYPYLRHSDEDVEALRLREEVELRDLSSLQKEMVV; this comes from the coding sequence ATGGGATTTGTTGACGTGATTAGGCGAGCTACAGAGGCTCTAGAGAAAGATATCAGTGGTAGTAGTGGGGATGCGGTAGCGGCGGTAGCAGAAGCGGCAGAAGCGGCTTCAGGTTCCGGTTCAGAAGGTTACTTTTCGAAGATTGATCAGTTTTACATTCCAGAATGGCTTACGATGCAGTTTATCGCAAACAATTTGATCAGTTTCACCCCATTATTCTCTTACGGGACCACTGTGCTTGCGATTCAAAAGTCACAGACGGCGCTGGGATTTTCGCTAGATATTTGTGCGACAATGCTGATTGCAAGCATTCTTAGAGTGTCGTACTACCTAATTACGCCATACGAGCTAGCGCTTCTTAGACAATCGATCGTAATGATCTTGATTCAGCTACTGTTGCTCAAGACTGCATTGCGGTATCGTCCAGACGACTATAAGTATGATAATTTAGAGCCGGTAGAGACGCTATACGAGCTCATCCAGGACGTGTGGGTACAGTATTTCCCATCCAATCCGTTCGACGACGTGTATAACGAGGACTGGAGGCCGCTATTGCGGTCGCTCTCGTGGAAAAACCTGCTTGGTTTCACATACAAGATCTTTCTCGTGTTTCTTTacaagtttttgaagttctttGACCCAAGTTTCAAGCGGTTCAAGGGCTTTTGGCAATGGAACGATGATAAACAGTACTGGAAATTCCTTGCTGTGTTTGGATGCTGTCAGTTCTTCATTACGCTCCTGATCTCCAAGGTGTTCAACTGGGAGGCATTCTCACAATGGGTAGGATCCCTCATTGGCTCTTTGGGGCTATTTATAGAATCGTTGCTTCCTCTACCGCAAATTTCCATCTTTTACAAGCTAAAATCTGTCCAGGGATTCAAACTCATCATCTTGGTTAGTTGGCTATGTGGTGATATCTTGAAGATTAGCTATTTGGTCTTTGGTGCCAACAACATCTCCATCATTTTCTTGTGTTTCGGACTTTTCCAAATGTCATTGGACATATACATTGCATGCCAGTACATCTACTATAAGTACTACTACCCCTACCTAAGGCACAGCGATGAAGATGTAGAAGCTCTAAGACTGCGTGAAGAAGTAGAGTTGAGAGACTTATCGTCCTTGCAAAAGGAGATGGTTGTGTAa
- the AIM17 gene encoding uncharacterized protein — protein MSFKFLFRPQFVRFNCTSPKIIAKDVTKYGITLQIQQGTDIKKQYLDHFLLRDASQSPTSVDTVSGQKLFTMGSLLNHPSGPIRPQLADIVQDGAALEVHWSDGDQFTYTSKYLESLYDDSVSIKKFEPEIWNKDAPLSLSKISVDFHSYMDPHDETHLYEMMKVLDRYGIALITNIPNEAITNYTDWYVQMICERIGHVRTTFYGELFDVKNLETQANNIAYTSKPLPLHMDLLYLENVPGWQLLHCIKNSKDSGQNYFADTLAALQHIKSVDDSVLKALEQIPLSYHYRRDDKRYYQRRPLVEHKKHETVINYSPPFQGPVNLTEVDLSSSSEKQTLEKFKKGLAMFENYINDPQNQFQIMLPENSCVIFHNRRVLHARKAFEGERWLKGCYLDADTFSSRLTALYEKFGEE, from the coding sequence ATGTCTTTTAAGTTTCTGTTTAGGCCGCAATTCGTGAGATTTAATTGTACTTCCCCTAAGATCATTGCTAAAGACGTGACAAAGTACGGTATAACGCTTCAAATCCAACAAGGAACCGATATCAAGAAACAGTATCTGGACCATTTTCTACTAAGAGATGCAAGTCAGAGCCCTACATCTGTTGATACCGTTTCAGGCCAGAAATTGTTCACCATGGGGTCGCTTTTGAACCATCCTTCAGGTCCGATAAGGCCGCAACTTGCTGATATTGTACAGGATGGAGCAGCGCTAGAAGTGCATTGGAGCGATGGGGACCAATTCACGTATACCAGCAAGTACCTAGAAAGTTTGTATGACGATAGCGTGAGCATAAAGAAGTTCGAGCCCGAGATTTGGAACAAAGACGCGCCCTTATCGCTATCTAAGATCAGCGTCGATTTCCACTCGTATATGGATCCTCATGACGAAACACATCTTTACGAGATGATGAAAGTGTTGGATCGGTATGGAATAGCGTTGATAACCAATATTCCCAACGAGGCAATTACTAATTATACCGATTGGTACGTTCAAATGATTTGTGAACGGATTGGCCATGTGCGAACCACGTTTTATGGCGAGCTATTTGACGTGAAGAACCTTGAAACTCAGGCAAACAACATTGCATACACGAGCAAACCGCTCCCATTGCATATGGATTTGTTGTACTTGGAGAACGTGCCGGGCTGGCAGTTGTTGCACTGCATTAAAAACAGCAAGGACAGTGGACAAAATTACTTTGCAGACACATTAGCTGCGTTGCAGCACATCAAGAGCGTCGACGATAGTGTTCTGAAAGCCTTAGAGCAAATACCACTTTCTTACCACTACAGGAGAGATGACAAGCGGTACTATCAGCGGAGACCTTTGGTAGAACATAAGAAACATGAAACAGTGATTAATTACTCCCCACCGTTCCAGGGTCCTGTGAACCTTACCGAAGTGGACTTGAGCTCTAGCTCTGAGAAGCAAACATTGGAGAAGTTCAAAAAGGGGTTAGCTATGTTTGAAAACTACATAAATGACCCTCAAAACCAGTTCCAGATCATGCTTCCTGAGAACTCTTGCGTGATATTTCACAACCGAAGGGTTCTTCACGCCAGAAAAGCGTTTGAGGGCGAGCGTTGGCTCAAGGGATGCTATTTGGACGCAGACACGTTTTCCTCAAGACTCACCGCACTCTATGAGAAGTTTGGCGAAGAGTGA
- the PET127 gene encoding Pet127 family protein: protein MLRYRYGAVRCASKGRQPNISATDGLKRQETWIKKVITSQSLTRRNDKFSAFTDQLTPVPKEYTGELSKPPTLKHSLTQCLYQPMNIVPLRDNRTSVFNFTPFLESLIDVEDFDFDGISPFIPPSQDPKLAKITENMDKRYFSSTSSMTGLLSHMHFLLSNFRPLNLDQLTRSISPQYPTFTRGARSSCAIIMKRTKNGCDRFSISADKSINKDIILSRLGHCLEMLLTTPEQEFDKRYNKNVRNKAEQKTLSSSTSVDNYHYATIGDFVLRSQLDAYEPNLPGTGVFDLKTRAVAAIRHDLCHVENNDNYTGYELNRRYGSFESFEREFYELVRSTMLKYSLQARIGNMDGIFVAYHNISKMFGFQYIPQQEMNHILHSNVGNAAKRKLKAGADVLRVIYGDEKYVTKHEYETNQYQIAQKVAEAEFNISMQFVSSFFKNIESLLEKDQHARIVIKTTASKRKNTSVMHVLVTPLDEKELETLESMKLSQVLFQQDHKHINEYIIKLNDIHHNMMWKTVGYTVSVDHEFDNRFDETSNRLPYYGSESEKTKEYIRSVLRNHSEDWEHPYFHYPEEVNDWKVKFNITPITDNRELRSLLRKTLGEQLGFLESQTVEKTDDKMLKGPEFVRSQLSKLVHGKGRSLDELHLRKHDDNDISTLQSMLRALGDKKRNQDANKKSASSHSNSPVMWNQNEKPSSKSNNHPKP from the coding sequence ATGTTAAGATATCGATATGGTGCCGTTAGATGTGCGTCAAAAGGTCGTCAACCGAACATATCAGCTACCGATGGTTTGAAAAGACAGGAAACATGGATAAAAAAAGTGATTACCTCCCAGTCATTGACACGTAGAAATGACAAGTTTTCTGCTTTTACTGACCAGTTGACACCAGTGCCTAAAGAATATACAGGAGAACTTTCAAAACCTCCTACTTTAAAGCATTCATTGACGCAATGTCTATATCAACCAATGAACATTGTACCTCTTCGTGATAACCGGACTAGCGTCTTTAACTTCACACCTTTCTTGGAATCGCTAATTGATGTGgaagattttgatttcgatGGTATTTCGCCTTTTATCCCACCTTCTCAAGACCCCAAGTTGGCTAAGATTACTGAGAATATGGACAAACGATATTTCTCATCAACGAGTTCTATGACGGGATTGCTTTCACACATGCATTTTCTCTTGTCAAACTTCAGGCCGTTGAACCTCGATCAATTGACACGGTCCATCTCGCCCCAGTATCCTACTTTCACGCGGGGTGCTAGGTCATCTTGTGCCATTATCATGAAAAGAACCAAGAATGGTTGTGATCGGTTTTCCATATCTGCTGATAAGTCTATAAACAAGGATATCATTCTCTCTAGGTTGGGCCACTGTCTAGAGATGCTTTTGACCACTCCCGAACAGGAGTTTGATAAGCGTTACAATAAGAATGTGAGGAACAAAGCGGAACAGAAAACATTATCTTCCAGTACAAGCGTGGATAACTATCACTACGCTACTATTGGAGATTTTGTATTACGGTCGCAGTTGGATGCATACGAGCCGAACCTCCCTGGAACTGGGGTATTTGACCTAAAGACTAGAGCTGTTGCCGCTATCAGACACGATTTATGCCATGTGGAAAATAACGATAATTACACTGGATATGAATTGAATAGACGCTACGGAAGTTTTGAGTCTTTTGAACGTGAGTTCTACGAGCTTGTCAGAAGTACCATGTTGAAATACTCTCTACAAGCTCGTATCGGAAACATGGACGGTATTTTTGTCGCATACCACAACATCTCTAAGATGTTTGGGTTCCAGTACATTCCTCAACAAGAAATGAACCATATCCTCCATTCCAACGTCGGCAACGCTGCCAAGAGAAAGTTGAAAGCCGGAGCTGATGTGCTTAGGGTGATATATGGTGACGAAAAATATGTTACAAAACACGAGTACGAGACGAACCAGTACCAAATTGCACAAAAAGTAGCGGAGGCCGAATTTAATATCAGCATGCAGTTCGTTTCATCGTTCTTTAAGAACATCGAATCGCTTCTTGAGAAGGACCAACACGCACGGATAGTAATTAAAACCACTGCCTCTAAGCGTAAGAATACCTCTGTGATGCACGTACTAGTCACACCACTCGATGAAAAAGAGTTGGAAACCTTGGAAAGTATGAAGCTTTCTCAAGTGCTTTTCCAACAAGACCATAAACATATCAATGAATATATCATTAAGCTTAATGATATACACCATAATATGATGTGGAAAACTGTTGGATACACTGTTAGTGTAGATCACGAATTTGATAACCGTTTTGATGAAACCAGTAATAGATTGCCATATTACGGAAGCGAATCTGAGAAGACGAAGGAGTACATAAGAAGCGTGCTAAGAAACCACTCCGAAGATTGGGAGCATCCTTACTTCCACTATCCAGAAGAAGTGAATGATTGGAAGGTGAAATTCAACATCACTCCAATTACGGATAATCGTGAATTGCGTTCTCTGCTTCGTAAAACCCTTGGAGAACAGTTAGGTTTTTTGGAATCACAGACTGTGGAAAAGACGGATGACAAGATGCTCAAGGGCCCCGAGTTTGTTCGAAGCCAATTATCCAAATTGGTGCATGGAAAGGGTAGGTCTCTTGACGAGCTTCATCTCCGAAAACATGATGACAATGATATATCGACATTGCAGTCGATGCTTCGTGCCCTTGGTGACAAGAAGAGGAACCAAGATGCAAATAAGAAGTCCGCTAGTTCTCATTCTAACTCACCAGTGATGTGGAACCAGAATGAAaagccttcttcaaagagCAATAATCATCCCAAACCATAA
- a CDS encoding cd14688 domain-containing protein, whose amino-acid sequence MIVYQDLKPKDKSYQKQVGTGNGVGKELRDTSKGPQLSRKWVLPPKSVRRVDLEGSGQASVSKSGVMSVPVPVSGGTGSDKDSGSYNGIGVGSGSGSGGGNGVTYAEKRRKQNREAQRAYRERKASKMQELQQAIDFWKRKCESLQHESNVWKSRYESAVLESRNVSQAYESRLASYMRENSELRAKSSAIATDTTSSAAAAAAAVQGLDTPVTISHNTSPAITSGLNIEVQYDKNGNPTGIPSSSDASTGLSKDSPAGHTSGKSCTICADGSCICDELELSGSSTSPGPTSFQDPLLQFTIDNWKPIKPVSIQAKRAGSVTPAGSTLPQFKRLRTTPVGNVQPVGNVPPVGNMVTEDCGFCSESSTCVCREAANETACKQEPGSCSACQADSNSRKFCQNVVRWARGVSPGGQTEVEGEASGSIASASSSSISSASSNEYIPINDAFQRIKKHMKNSSNLSPNTINYDALALKGRKVQLKSVMDIINDMNKNFI is encoded by the coding sequence ATGATTGTATATCAGGATTTGAAGCCAAAGGACAAGAGCTACCAGAAACAAGTTGGAACGGGCAATGGAGTTGGTAAAGAGTTGCGAGATACGAGCAAGGGCCCGCAGTTGTCTAGAAAATGGGTGCTCCCGCCTAAATCTGTGCGAAGGGTTGATTTGGAGGGATCAGGACAAGCGTCAGTGTCGAAATCAGGCGTAATGTCGGTACCAGTGCCGGTGTCTGGTGGAACTGGGAGTGATAAGGATTCGGGTAGTTATAATGGTATTGGTGTtggtagtggtagtggtagtggCGGTGGTAATGGTGTCACATATGCGGAAAAGCGTAGGAAACAGAATCGTGAGGCGCAAAGAGCATACCGGGAACGCAAAGCGTCCAAGATGCAGGAGCTGCAGCAGGCAATCGACTTCTGGAAGCGTAAGTGCGAGTCTTTGCAGCACGAGTCGAATGTTTGGAAGTCCAGGTACGAGTCAGCGGTGCTGGAGAGCCGCAACGTCAGCCAGGCGTACGAATCACGACTGGCAAGTTACATGAGGGAAAATTCGGAGTTGCGGGCGAAAAGCTCAGCCATCGCCACGGATACTACTTCGagtgctgctgctgctgctgctgctgttcaAGGTTTGGATACACCGGTAACGATTTCTCATAATACTAGTCCCGCTATTACCTCAGGGCTTAATATAGAGGTGCAATACGACAAGAATGGGAACCCCACAGGTATTCCTTCCTCCTCCGATGCATCGACTGGCTTGTCCAAGGACAGTCCCGCGGGACATACTTCAGGAAAGAGCTGTACTATCTGTGCCGATGGTTCTTGTATATGCGATGAACTTGAACTCTCCGGTTCCTCGACCTCGCCGGGCCCCACATCGTTCCAGGATCCGTTGCTGCAGTTCACCATCGATAACTGGAAACCAATCAAACCTGTCTCAATCCAAGCGAAACGTGCTGGTTCGGTGACACCAGCAGGTTCCACTTTGCCCCAGTTCAAACGGCTCAGGACAACGCCAGTGGGGAATGTCCAGCCAGTAGGGAATGTCCCGCCAGTAGGGAACATGGTTACAGAGGATTGTGGTTTTTGCTCAGAATCGTCCACTTGTGTATGCAGAGAAGCCGCTAACGAAACAGCATGCAAGCAGGAACCCGGATCCTGCTCTGCTTGCCAGGCAGATTCTAATAGCAGAAAGTTTTGTCAAAACGTCGTGCGCTGGGCGCGAGGCGTTTCCCCTGGTGGACAAACTGAGGTGGAAGGCGAGGCTTCTGGATCCATTGCCTCGgcatcatcttcttctatatcTTCTGCCTCATCCAATGAATATATTCCGATAAATGACGCATTCCAGCGTATCAAGAAACACATGAAGAATTCGTCGAACCTGTCGCCAAATACCATCAACTACGACGCACTAGCACTCAAAGGCCGTAAGGTCCAGCTCAAGAGCGTCATGGATATCATCAATGACatgaacaagaactttATCTAG
- the MUC1 gene encoding flo11 superfamily family produces the protein MRLLNVANKVFGTLAIIQGITSANPLPGLSGDSLSKRTYSSSNDVDFVKGKNTGSTPVSFTNGCPCLDFTYHAETQNTLVYHMDMVSVKWDHDNIYLITIHVYADEQISIENMWSLKIIGVDSPDGSTFQLYGHNENTYLINNPTDWTATFRVYATPDSSNPDIQWMPNFQIQYEYCQGSATCDSNWSGKYKASSFDLITGCNNFDNNKRSQTDFPGYYWFKDHQEHSGVYPPSYACSKQPTTPTSTTTTADKKTTSTTTTTTPDKKTTSTTTTTTPDKKTTSTTTTTTPDKKTTSTTTTTPTTTPDKKTTTTTTLAPSQGTSTTTAKTPTTTTTSKSTPVTTTATTPTTTTTTPGITAETTTSKSSPASSAPASSTASSSAPLSSTQTSSVPTSSAPESSTASSSVPASSAPTSSAPESSTASSSAPLSSTQTSSVPTSSAPESSTASSSVPASSAPTSSAPESSTASSSVPASSAPTSSAPESSTASSSVPASSAPTSSAPESSTASSSVPASSVPTSSAPESSTASSSVPASSAPTSSAPESSTASSSVPASSVPTSSAPESSTASSSAPASSTTPTTLAPTQGTSVSSSSELSSSVTVLTASSETQSTLTTDVSSSVPPSLAPSTTSGVSSTVSTITYTTSGVVKTLTTTICNATSTEPTPSSTVKTITYTSSGTVKTATITNCGDRDCTATGVTTTPVVTAATASSPGAPGAPSSTVKTITYTTEGTVTVLTTTICSTPVGPAPAASTTTPVGPAPAASTTTPVGPAPAASTTTPVGPAPAASTTTPVGPAPAASTSTPVGPAPAASTTTPVGPAPAASTTVPSVSVSVYTSAPASSTQTVQTYAGYAAINTQNGFTLLSSFLAAMLLI, from the coding sequence ATGAGATTGCTAAACGTCGCAAACAAGGTATTCGGTACCTTAGCAATTATCCAAGGTATAACGTCAGCTAATCCTTTGCCTGGACTTTCCGGTGATTCTTTGTCCAAACGTACATATTCCTCCTCAAATGATGTGGATTTTGTAAAGGGTAAGAATACCGGCTCAACTCCGGTAAGCTTTACTAATGGTTGTCCTTGTCTCGACTTTACCTACCATGCTGAAACACAAAACACTTTGGTATATCATATGGATATGGTTTCCGTGAAATGGGATCACGACAACATCTATTTGATTACCATTCATGTGTACGCCGACGAACAAATCTCTATTGAAAACATGTGGTCTTTGAAGATTATTGGTGTTGATTCTCCAGATGGAAGTACCTTCCAATTGTATGGTCACAATGAGAACACTTACTTGATCAATAACCCAACTGACTGGACTGCAACTTTCAGAGTATATGCTACCCCAGACTCTTCGAACCCTGACATTCAATGGATGCCAAATTTCCAAATTCAATATGAATACTGCCAGGGCTCTGCAACTTGTGACAGTAACTGGTCCGGTAAATACAAGGCTTCATCATTCGATTTAATTACTGGTTGTAACAACTtcgacaacaacaaaaggTCTCAGACTGACTTCCCTGGGTACTACTGGTTCAAGGATCATCAAGAGCATAGCGGTGTTTACCCACCCTCTTACGCATGTTCCAAACAACCTACCACTCCTACTTCCACTACCACAACTGCGGACAAGAAGACCACTTccactaccactaccacAACTCCAGACAAGAAGACCACTTCcactactaccaccacaACTCCAGACAAGAAGACCACTTCcactactaccaccacaACTCCAGACAAGAAGACCACTTCCACTACCACAACTACTCCTACCACAACTCCAGATAAGAAGAccactaccactaccacATTGGCTCCAAGCCAAGGAACTAGCACTACAACTGCCAAAACTcctaccactactactacctcTAAGTCAACCCCAGTTACTACTACTGCCACCACTCctaccactactaccaccactCCTGGTATCACTGCTGAAACCACTACTTCCAAGTCATCTCCAGCAAGTTCTGCTCCAGCAAGCTCTACTGCCTCTAGCTCTGCTCCACTAAGTTCTACTCAAACAAGCTCGGTTCCAACCAGCTCTGCACCAGAAAGCTCTACTGCCTCTAGCTCTGTTCCAGCAAGCTCCGCTCCAACCAGCTCAGCTCCAGAAAGCTCTACTGCCTCTAGCTCTGCTCCACTAAGTTCTACTCAAACAAGCTCGGTTCCAACCAGCTCTGCACCAGAAAGCTCTACTGCCTCTAGCTCTGTTCCAGCAAGCTCCGCTCCAACAAGCTCCGCTCCAGAAAGCTCTACTGCCTCTAGCTCTGTTCCAGCAAGCTCGGCTCCAACAAGCTCGGCTCCAGAAAGCTCTACTGCCTCTAGCTCTGTTCCAGCAAGCTCCGCTCCAACCAGCTCAGCTCCAGAAAGCTCTACTGCCTCTAGCTCGGTTCCAGCAAGCTCCGTTCCAACCAGCTCGGCTCCAGAAAGCTCCACTGCCTCTAGCTCTGTTCCAGCAAGCTCCGCTCCAACCAGCTCGGCTCCAGAAAGCTCTACTGCCTCTAGCTCTGTTCCAGCAAGCTCCGTTCCAACCAGCTCGGCTCCAGAAAGCTCCACTGCCTCTAGCTCGGCTCCAGCTAGTTCCACTACTCCTACTACTTTGGCTCCAACCCAAGGAACATCCGTTTCCAGCTCATCTGAGTTGTCCTCAAGTGTAACTGTCTTAACAGCTTCTAGTGAAACTCAATCGACTTTGACTACGGATGTATCAAGCTCAGTTCCTCCAAGTCTAGCTCCATCCACAACTTCTGGTGTCAGTTCTACAGTGAGCACAATAACATACACCACAAGTGGTGTTGTGAAAACCTTGACTACCACCATCTGTAATGCTACCTCAACTGAACCTACTCCATCATCCACCGTAAAGACAATTACCTATACTTCCAGCGGGACTGTGAAGACTGCGACAATTACAAATTGTGGTGACAGAGATTGTACTGCTACTGGTGTAACTACCACTCCAGTTGTTACAGCTGCTACTGCTTCCTCTCCAGGTGCTCCAGGTGCTCCATCTTCTACTGTGAAGACCATCACATACACCACCGAGGGAACTGTTACAGTATTGACAACCACTATCTGTAGCACTCCAGTTGgtccagctccagctgctTCTACCACAACTCCAGTTGGTCCAGCTCCAGCCGCTTCTACCACTACTCCAGTTGgtccagctccagctgctTCTACCACTACCCCAGTTGgtccagctccagctgctTCTACCACAACTCCAGTTGGTCCAGCACCAGCTGCTTCTACCTCTACCCCAGTTGgtccagctccagctgctTCTACCACAACTCCAGTTGGTCCAGCACCAGCCGCTTCTACTACCGTCCCATCAGTCAGTGTCAGTGTCTACACTTCTGCTCCAGCTTCAAGCACTCAAACTGTCCAAACTTACGCCGGCTACGCCGCTATCAACACCCAAAACGGATTCACACTCTTGTCTTCTTTCCTAGCAGCTATGCTCTTGATCTAG